GAAGGACGATCGTGGCACGCACGCAGCTTCGCCGTGCACGGCCATCACTACGCCCTCGTCGAGGTCGATGGGCTCGAGCCGGGCACGGAGCGGCCGTACGAGGTGGAGATCGACGGTATGCCGGTCTGGCCGGAGCCGGAGTCCGAGTACCCGGCGTCGACGATCGCCACGCTCACGCCGGGACGCCCCCTGCGGATGGCCTACGGCTCGTGCCGCACGAGCGTCGCCCACGACAGGTCGGGGAACCGCACGCATGGTGTCGACTCGCTGCGTGCGTTCGCGCTCGCGGTGGCCGAGGGCCGCGACATCCGACCGGATCTGCTGCTGTTTCTCGGTGACCAGGTGTACGCCGACTCGACCACAGAGGAGATGCAGAAGTTCATCCGCAGCCGGCGAGACATCCGTGAGGAGCCCGGCGAGGAGCTCAAGGACTTCGAAGAGTACGCGCACCTCTATCAGCTCGCGTGGTCGGACGAGGCCAATCGGTGGTTGCTCTCGTGCGTGCCGACCGCCATGATCTTCGACGACCACGACATCCGGGATGACTGGAACGCGTCGCTCGACTGGAAGAAGAAGATGGAAGCCACCTCATGGTGGCAGGGTCGCATCGTCGCGGGCTTGGCGTCGTATTGGGTGTACCAGCACCTCGGCAATCTGTCCCCCCGAGACCGCGCAGCCGACGAGTTGTGGCGGCAGATCAGCGGGCATGACGGCACCGAAGCGCTCGACCTCAGCGATGCACTCGACGCGTTCGCCGACCGGTGCGACAAGGAACCCGACAGCTACCGTTGGAGCTACGGACGGGATATCGGCGACGTGCGCCTGATCGTCGTCGACTCGCGGGTGGGGCGAGACCTGACGCCGTCCGGTCGAGGACTGTTGAATGCACAGGAGCTCGCGTGGTTCGGCGAACGGATGCGTGGCGGATTCCGACACGTTCTGGTCGCCAGCTCGCTGCCGTTCCTCCTGCCGCTGGGCCTGCACCACGTGGAGGCATGGGATGAGGCGATCGCCCAAGGCGCCTGGGGCAAGCCGGCCGCTTGGGTGGGGGAGAAGCTGCGGCAAGCGGTCGACCTGGAGCACTGGGCGGCGTTCCAGGACAGCTTCCAAGCGGTGGCGCGGATCGCGGCGGAAGTGGCGGACGGCGAACGCGGCCCGTCGCCGCTGACCGTCACCTTCCTGTCCGGTGACGTGCACTATTCCTACCTGGCAGAGGTGGAACGCGAGGAGGGAGGCCGCATCCTGCAGGCAGTCTGCTCACCTGTGCGGAACCCCCTGCCGCGGTTCCTGCGCTGGTTCGCGGTGGTCATGTCGTTCGGCCCGGCGACGCCCTTGGGTGCGGCGGCCGCCCGTTCGGTGAAGGTTCCCGATCCGCCCTTTCGCTGGAAGATCGTGAAGGGTCCCTGGTTCGACAACAACCTGGCGGTGCTGCATGACAGCTCGGATGGGCTGACGATGACGTGGCACACCGGTGTGGTCGACCACGGAGACGAGCTGCATCCCCGGCTCGAGGAAGTCGCGTCGATCATCGTGCCGGCGAGGAGGGAGAGCAGCGTGTCAGGCTGAGCGCGGTGCTCGCATGGCGCATGCGTCGAGGACGGAGCAGGTACGGCGGGCGAGTCGACATCGCCGAGGTGCTGCTGCTCCACGTCGCGCCTCACGGTGCTGCCTCGCTACCCTGCCAGAGGCGACACCGAACTGAACCGGAGGGGGACCCTACTTGCCCACCGTGACCATCATCGTGATCAGCATCACCGTCTTCATGAATGTCGTGATCGTGATCGGGGACATTGCGCAAGCAAAGTTCGTGGTCGCGAACTCGCGGGAAGTCGGTGTGTCGGACAGCTGGCTGCCGGTCCTCGCCATTCTCAAAGGAGCCGGCGCAGTCGGGCTTGTCGTCGGGCTGGCAGGACTTCCCGTGATCGGGATCGTGGCAGCCATCGGGCTCACGTTGTTCTATTTCAGTGCCCTCATCGCGCACGTTCGGGCGCGCGTCTTCCACAGCATCGCGTTCCCCGGACTCTTCTTCGCGTTCGCGGTCGGGTCCCTCGCGCTCCTCTTAGCGGGCTGGATCTAACGACTGCGCGTCAAGCGAATCGGTCCAGCTGCCGGTCAAGCGAAACGCTGCGATCGCTGACTTCGTCGCCAGTGTGCTTCGTCGTCACGGTCTCGACGAGCACGATGCCGCACTCCGCTTTCGCAACCGGGTTGTGGCGCACTCCTCTCGGAACGACGAACGCTTCGCCGGGGTTCAGTACGACGTCATCGCGATCCTCAAGTTGAATGACGAGCTGCCCGTAGACGACGAGAAAGAGCTCGTCTTCGTCGGCGTGGTCGTGCCACATGAGTTCGCCGAGCAACTTCGCGACCTTGACGTACTCGTTGTTGACCTGGCCGACGACACGTGGCGTCCAGTGGTCGGTGACGGCGGCGAGTTCGGCGGCGAAGTTGATGATCATCCTCAGCCCTTCTTCGGCCGGATCCGCACGCGGTTTCCGCCGGCCTCGTCGAGCTCGACCACACCGCCGCGTGACTTCAGGAAGTCGGTGAACGAGGCGAAGCCCAGCCGGCGCTCCTGGAACGTGGGGTCCATGCGCAGCATCTGGTTCTTCACCGCGCGCATCGTCTGCCACTCCTCGTCGTTCTTCGCGCGCATGAGTTCGAGTGCCTTCAGCAGGAGGCGCCCCGGATTGCGGGGACTGCCCGATGGCGTCTCGTCATCGTCACCCGCTGCGGACTGCTCCACGGGGGCTACGAACTTCATCGCCGTGGAGGGCGCCGTGGGCTCCTCGGGAGGGCTCGTCGCGCCTCCGTCGACCACGACATCGGCGGATGCCGCATCCGTCGCCTTCTTCGTCGAAGCCCGCCGGCGACGGGCCGGTGCCGGTTCGGCGGCCGGTTCGGCGGCCGGCTCGGCGGCCGGCTCCGCAGTGGGTTCGGGTGCCGCTGCGACAGGAGCCGCGGCGCGACCCCCCGACGGCGTCGTCGCGCCGCCCGTCGCCTCGTCGTCGCTCACCGCGGCATCCGTTGCCAGCAGCGCGTCGTAGTCGGCGTACTCGTCGCAGGCTGCGGTGAGCGCGCGGCTCGTGCCGCCAGCGACGCCGATGCCGACGACGTAACGGCCGAGGCGCTTGGCTTTCTGCGCGAGCGCGACGTAGTCGGAGTCGCCCGCGACGATGACGATGTGCGAGAGGTCGTCGATGCGGAACATGTCTTCGACGGCGTCGACGGAGAGGCGGATGTCGGCGCCGTTCTTGGTCGCCGACAGCGGGAACAACTGCACGAGGTCGACGGCGCGGTTGATGAGCTGCCCGCGGTAGCTCGCGTTCACGGGGGTCGACCAGTCGGCGTACGCGCGTGCGATCGCGATGGTGCCGAAGGTGGCGGCGAAGTCGAGCACCGCGTCGATGTCGACGGTGGCCTCGTTGAGCTTCGTCACCGTCGGTGTGGCGGTGATGGTCTTGCCGCGCGAGGTGTCTTTGCGATACGCGCTGTCGCCGTGCAGCTGGTCGTAGCGTGAGATGACGATGTTGTCGAAGTCGAAGTAGAGCGCGACCCGAGGTTCAGCCGTGACGGCCATATGGACCTTTCGTCGTTGTGGGTTCCTTCGATCGTAGGCCCGGTCCGTGCCGGGGCGAAGCCCCGCCGGTGAGTGAGACGACCGCTCAGGCCGCCGCGGCGGCCGCGTTGTGCAGCTCGTCGGTGTCGATCCCGAGGCGGCCCGGCGACGCGATGTTCGTGAGCAGCACGAAGCAGACCCCGGCCGACGGCGTGATCCAGAACTCGGTGCCGGCCCAGCCGCCGTGCCCGAACGTGTCGCGCGCGAGCAGGCCCGGCGCCGAGTGGCGGAGGTTCCACGTGAAGCCCCAGTCCTGCCCGCGCGATGCGAACGTATGGCTCGAGCTTCGGGATGCCGGCGGTGAGCGGAGTGAGCATCGCGTCGTACGTGACGGGTGCCACGAGGGATCCGTCGTTCCGCAGCAGCGCGGTGCCGATCGCGAGCAGGTCGGCGGCGCGTCCGAGGAGTCCGGCGCCCGGATGCCGCAGCGAAGCGAAGCGCTCGTAGTCGACGCCCTGGTCGGCTGCGTCGATGACGTCGTGCGGGCTCGCGTCGGCGTCGAACGTGAGCCCCGCGGCATCCGCTCGCTCGGCCGTCGCCGCGATTGCGCGCTCGAACGCCACCCCGCCCGCGTGCTCGATGAGCGCGGCGATGCCCTCGAACGCGAGCGTCGAGTAGCGCGAGACGGTGCCCGCCTCGAACTCGCGCCCCGGCTCGAGCAGCAACTCTCGCAGGCCAGGGGCGTCCAGCGGCGGCTCGATGATGCCCGACGTGTGGCTCACGAGGTGGCGCAGCTGCACGACGTCGTCGCGGTCGGCGCCGAAGCCCGAGAGCGCCCGGTCGAGCGGCGTCTCGGGCGTGAGCCGGCCCTGCTCGATCAGGTGCAGCGCGGCGAGTCCGACGATCGGCTTCGTGATCGAGAACAACGGGTAGTGGTCGTCGACGGATGCCGCGCGCCCCCGCTCGGTGCCGAACGCGTCGAGTGCCACCACCCCGTCGGCCGTCGCGACGCCGAGCACCGCCGTGGGGAGCGGGCCGTGCTCGACGTGGCGGCGAGCCCAGTCGAAGGCATGGTCGAAGCGGGGCATCGGGGTCCTCTCGGTGTCTGGGTTGAGCCTGTCGAAACCCCGGCCCTCAGCTGCGGAGCACGACGTTGAGCGGCTCCTCGCCGCGCAGCATCCGCTCGATCTGCGTTCGCAGCAGCCTCGCCATGCGGGGCATCATCGCGGTCGACGCGCCGCCCACGTGCGGCGAGATGAGCACGTTCGGCAGGGCGAAGAGCGGATGCCCCTCGGGAAGCGGCTCGGGGTCGGTGACGTCGAGCGCGAAGCGGAGCCGTCGGCGTGAGGCGTGGTCGAGGATCGCCGCGGTGTCGGCGACGTGTCCGCGGGCGATGTTCACGAGCAGGGCTCCATCGGGCATCGCCGAGAGGAAGGCGTCGTCGACGAGGCCGGTCGTGGCATCCGTGAGCGGAACGCCGACGATGACGATGTCGGCGGTCGGCAGGAGGGCCGACAGCTCGTCGAGGCCGTGGATGGGGCCCGCTTCGTCGGTGCGTGCCCGGCTCGCGACGCGCACGACCTCGACCTCGAACGGGGCGAGCCGTGCCTCGATCGCACGGCCGACGCCGCCGTACCCGAGCAGCAGCACCCGCCGGTCGGCGAGGCTCTCGCGCTGCTCGGGCGCCCACCGCCCCTCGGATGCCGCCCGAACGAACTCGGGGATGCCGCGCTGCGACGCCAGCACGAGCGCGAGGGTGAGCTCGGCGGTCGACGTCTCGTGCACGCTCGCGGCGTTCGCGAAGACGTGCCCGGGCGGGAGCGCTCCGAGCACGTGGTCGTAGCCGATGGACTGCGACTGCACGAGCCGCGTGGTGACGTCGGAGAGTGCGCCGAGGAGTGCAGCGGTTCCCATGTACGGCGGCACGACGAGGTCGATGTGGGATGCCGCCGGCGCGGACTCCATGTCCCACACGACAACCTCGACGCCGTCGGGCGGAGTGCCGAGTGCGTCGCGAAGCGTGTTGCCGGGCACGGAGACGAGCAGCGGGGCATCGGTCATGCGTCAATCCTTCCAGAGCGGATGCGGCATGCGGGGCTTCGCGTCGCTAACCCGCGGCGCGTGGGAAACGGAAGCGATAGTCGCCCGAGACGATCGTGAACTCGGTCAGACCGTTTCCGGCCGCGATGTCGCTGATTCCCGGCGTCTCCACGAGCGTCCCTGCGGATTCCAGCACGTCGCCGGAGGGGAGGGAGACCCGCGCCGTCGTGCCGGGCGGCACGGACGCCGCGACCTCGACGTCGTCGCCCTCGATCGACCACTCGGTTGCGACGAGTCCGCGCGGTGTCTCGTAGTGGGCCGCCACGCGGGTGAGCGAACCGCCGATCTGCGGGGCGATGCGGAGCTGCTCGTATCCGACGGACTCCGGCGTCTGGTCGATTCCCGCCACGAACCGCACGAGCCACTCGCCGACGGATCCGAGCGAGTAGTGATTGAACGAGTTCATCTCGACCGACTGGAAACCGGCGTGTTCGGTCCATCCGTCCCATCGCTCCCAGATCGTCGTCGCACCGTGACGCACCGAGTACAGCCATGACGGATAGCGGTCGGTCTCGACGAGCGCGTAGGCGAGATCGCTGCGACCGATCTCGCTCAGCACAGGACAGAGCAGCGAGACGCCGACGAACCCGGTGGTGAGCAGCCGATCGTGCGCCTCGATCGTCCGCACGAGATGGTCGGCCGCCCGTTTGCGGAGCCGCTCAGGGAGGAGTTCGAATGCAAGGCCCAGGAGGTAGGCGGTCTGGGTGTCGCCCTCGATCCGGGCGTCGTCGTCGACGAACGCCTCGACGAACGCGGTGCGCACCCGACGGGCGAGCTCGTCGTAGCGCGCCGCCTGCACGTCGTGGCCGAGCACACTCGCTGCACGTGCCACGAGTTCGGCGGATCGTGCGAAGTAGGCGGTTGCGAGCACCGGCCGCGGTGTCTCGGCGTCGATCTGCAACCAGTCTCCGTAGTGATTGCCCACGCGCCGTCGCCAGACGAGGTCGGGGTTCTCCCGTTCCACGAAGTCCACCCAGCGGGTCATGGACTCGAATGAGTCCGCGAGGAGTCGCCGGTCGCCGTAGACCCGGTAGAGATGCCACGGGATGATGACGCCGGCGTCGGCCCAGGCCGGCGCCCCGTCGGCGAAGAACTCCGAGACGACCGGCGCCACGTCGGGGAATGAACCTTCGGGGCTCTGCGCGAACCGGACATCGCGGAGCCATCGTGTGAAGAAGGCCGCGACGTCGGCGCCGAGGGCCGCCGTCGGCAGGAACACCTGGGCGTCCGCCATCCAGCCGAGCCGCTCGTCGCGCTGTGGGCAGTCGGTGGGCACGCCGACGAAGTTTCCACGCTGACCCCAGCGGATGTTGCTCACGAGCTGGTTCACGTCGGCGCTCGACGTCGTGATCTCGCCCACGAACGGGGTGTCGTTGTGGAGCACGACGGCGGTGACCTCATCGGGTGCCGGCGGATGATCGAGCCCCGAGAGCTCGAGGTAGCGGAACCCGTGCACGGTGAACGTCGGCTCGAAGAGGTTGCTCGCCGATCCCGCCGAGACATAGACGTCGCGCGCCTCCGCCGTGCGCAGATTCGCCGTATAGAGCCGGCCGTCGTCATCGAGCACTTCGCCATGCCGCAGCACCACCTGCTGGCCGGCGGACATCGCGCCGAGCTCGACGCGTACCCGACCGACGAGATTCTGGCCGAAGTCGTAGACAGCGCGTCCGTCGGGATCCGCGAGCCGCTCGGCGGCGGGCACCTGCAGTGTCGCCCGGATCGGCTCGTCGACCTGCGCGATGAGAAGATCGTGATCGTGGGCGAGCTCACGAGCAGGAGCCCACGCGGAGTCGTCGAAGCCGGGCTCCGTCCATCCGTGGAGCTCCTGGCGGGCGTCCACGAGCTCGCCCATAAGGGGGTCCGTGTAGCTGATCGCGCCGCGGTGCTCCCGCCACGCGGCATCCGTCGTGATGACCGTCTCCGTGCCGTCGTCGTGCTCGAGGACGATCATGGCCCACGCCTGCGGGGCGGTTCCGTAGTGCTTGCCCTGGCGACGCGAATCGAAGCCGACGTAACCCGACCACCAGCCGTCGGCGAGCACGATGCCGATCGCGTTCGTTCCGTCGCGGACGAGGGGGGTGAGATCGTACGTCTGGTAGAGGATGCGGTCGCGGTAGTCCGTCCAGCCGGGCGCGAGCTCATGGTCGCCGACCCGCCGGCCGTTGACGTGCAGCGTGTAGAGGCCGCGCGCGCTGGCGTAGGCGCGCGCACGGATCACGGGCGTCGTCACGCCGAACTCGCGGCGGAGGTGCGCTGCCGGCGGGATGTGCCTGACCTTCGCCGGGATGTCGTCGTCGACCGGGGGATCGAGCTCATTGTCGGGAGCATCCCAGTGCACGTCACGGCCGATCCAGGCTCCGCGGAACTCCGAGGGCGACAGCAGGGCGGTCTCGAAGGAGGCAGTCGCTGGCTCGCTCGGCGCGGCGGTCTCATCGAACACCTCGACGGACCAGCGGTACCGGGTTCGTGACGCAAGTCGGGTGCCGAGTTCGATCCCCGACGTCTGCGACGATTCGACCCGCCCGGTGTCCCAGACCTCCCGGTCGCCGCTGCGCACCACGATCCGATAGGCGGACTGGGCCACGCCCCGCCGCCCGCTTCGCAGACGCCACGAGAACCGGGGGATGGAGACATCGATGCCGAGCGGCTCGGTGAGGTGCTCGGTGCGAAGGTCGTACGCGCTGAGGGTGGAGGTCAACCGACTGTCTCCTTAATCGATTCAATATCGGATGCACCATCCGAGCCGATTCGACACGGCTGGACATGCCTGGAGCGTGATCACCGACAGTACACCGGCCGTCAGCTCAGTCAAAGCCCCTCGAGACTGGGTCTTGACGAATGCGGGCAACCTTGCCTACGGTGGGTGATCGGTGCAATTGAATCGATTGAATTCACGACAAGGAGGTCGGAGAACGCGATGACAACCCTTCCTGCCGCAGTGCCAGCCGAGCTCGAAGAACGAAGCCCGGCTTCGCCCGAATCGGCGCGACGGAGAACCGGGCGCCGGGGCGGTCTGCATCGGGGCACGTCCAAGCTGTGGGTCTTCATCATCCCGGCGGCCGTGTTCTACCTCTTCATCGTGCTCTGGCCGAGCATCCAGGGCGCCGGCCTCGCCTTCACCGACTGGGACGGCATCTCGCCGACCCGGGCCTTCGTCGGCATCGACAACTTCATCCAGCTGGTCAACGACCCGAAGGCGGCAGGTGCAATCGGGCGTACCCTGCTCATCGCCTTCACGATCACCATCGTGCAGAACGCGGTCGGCCTGCTCCTGGCGCTCGGCGTGAACAGCCGGATCAAGAGCCGCAATCTGCTGCGCGTGCTCCTGTTCGCCCCGGCCATCATCACACCCGTGGCGACGGCCTACCTCTGGCAGAACCTCTTCTCGCCGAACGGTGCGATCAACGCGCTCCTCGAGGGGGTCGGCCTCGGCGCGCTCACGCAGAACTGGCTCGGCGACGGCGACGTGGCCATCTGGGCCATCTGCCTCGTCGTGATCTGGCAGTTCGCCGGCTACTCCATGGTGATCTTCCTCGCCAACATGCAGGGCATCTCGACCGAGGTGATCGAGGCGTCGTACGTCGATGGCGCCGGGCCGTTCCGTCGGTTCTGGAGCATCATCCGGCCGGAGCTCGCACCCTCGATCACCATCAACCTCATGCTCTCGATCATCGGCGGGCTGAAGCTGTTCGACCAGGTGTGGGTGATGACCGGCGGAGGCCCCGGCGGCTCGACCGAGACGATGTCGACCCTCCTCTACAAGAACGCGTTCCAGTTCGGCGACTTCAGCTACGGCATCGCGATCGCCCTCGTCCTGACCGTGCTGGTCGCGATCCTCTCGAGCGGCCAGTACTTCGTCCTCAGCCGCCAGAACAAGGACTGAACGCCATGTACCAGCGCTACACGTGGAGGACCGGCATCCTCGAAGTGGTCATGATCGCCGTCGCGGTGCTGTTCTTCGTGCCCGCCTACGTGCTGATCAACCTCTCGTTCCGGGAGTCCAACGACGCCGCCGGTCCGCTCGAACTGCCGACGACGTTCACGCTGCAGAACTATGCCGACGCCTGGGTGCAGGGCAACCTCGGGAACGCGCTCGTCAACAGCACGGTCGTCTCGGTCGTGAGCGTCGTCGTGCTCGTCCTGCTGTCGGCGCTCGCCGCCTACCCCCTTGCACGAGTCGGTCGTCGATGGTCGAAGGTCGCATACTTCGGCTTCCTCATCGGACTCCTGCTGCCGTTCCAGCTGGCGCTCATCCCGCTCTACACGACGATGCGCGATCTCGGACTCCTCGGGACCGTGTGGTCGCTCGTCCTCTTCTACATCGGCCTGCAGATGCCGTTCTCGATCTTCCTCTACACGGGCTTCCTGCGTGCGCTGCCGATCGAGTACGAGGAGGCGGCCGCGATCGACGGCGCCGGATCGTTCGGCACCTTCTGGCGGGTGGTGTTCCCGCTCCTCAGGCCGATCACGGGCACGGTCGTGATCCTCAACGTCATCGTGGTGTGGAACGACTTCCTCACGCCGCTGCTGTACCTGAGCGGAAGCGGACAGCAGACCGTGCCCGTCACGCTCTACAGCTTCGTCGGGCAGTACGTCTCGCAGTGGAACCTGGTCTTCGCGGGACTCGTCATCAGCATCGCCCCGATCCTGCTCGTCTACTTCGTGCTGCAACGCACGGTCATCCAAGGTTTCGCCAGCGGACTCAAGGGCTAGCGCCCTGGCCGACGGGGAAGATGGTCCGCTGCACAGCGTCCGCGGGCCGGTTCACGAACGAAAGGAGCAACACATGCGCTACAGAGCAGTAGTCACCATGGCGATCGGCGCGGCCGTCGTCGCATCCGTCGCCGGATGCTCGAACGACACGGGCGGCGGCGGGGGCGGGGGAGACACCCTCACGTGGGCCACCGTCACGAGCGACAAGTCGGCCGCCGAAGAGGCTGCGGCGGCGTTCGAAGCCGAGACCGGCATCTCGGTCGAGGTGACGGCGTCGGGCGTCGACGAGTACCAGACGACGACACGGACCCAGTTGTCGAGCGGCACGGCCCCCGATGTCTTCTTCGTCTGGGCCGGCGACGGCAACCCGATGGCGATGCAGGTCGTGTCGGATGCCGGGCTCGTCGCCGACCTCTCCGACATGGACTTCGCCTCCCGCATCCCCGAGGGTTTCAAGTCCGTCAGCCAGAACGGCGGCAAGACCTACACTGCGCCGATCAGCTCGGCCGGCATCGGGTCGGCGTTCAACCTCACCGCGATGGAGGAGAACGGCTGGACGATCCCGACCACCTGGAGCGACACCCTCGCGTTCTGCGGGCAGGCCAAGGCCGCGGGCAAGACGGCCTTCGCACTCGCCGGCGCAACGCCGTGGAACACGCAGCTCATCTCGTACGCGCTCGCACCGACTCTCGTGTACGGGCCCGACCCCGACTTCGCGGCGCAGATGTCCGCGGGCGACGTGACCTTCGCCGATTCCGCATGGGTCGACGTCCTCGACAAGTACGTGGCGATGCAGGATGCCGGATGCTTCCAGGAGAACGCACTCGGCACGGTGTACGAGGACGCCCTCGACATGGTGGCGAAGGGCGAGGCCATGGCCTCGGTGCAGGTGAACGCCTCCTTGGCGGCCATCCGCCAAGGAGCCCCTGATGGCACCGAGTTCACGCTCGCGCCGGTTCCCGCCACTGACGACGAGTCGCAGACCCGGATGGCCGCGGCCATGGGCGCCGCCTACGGGATCAACGCCAAGGCGAAGAACCCCGAAGGAGCGAAGAAGCTCATCGAGTTCCTGACCTCCGACGAGGGCCAGTCGGTCTACAACACCCCGATCGCGGCCATCCCCGCGCTCGGGTCGTCGACGTTCGAGCCCGACCCCGCGCTCGACTCGCTGCTCGAGTACCTGGAGACCGGCAAGACCGATCCCTTCATGGACCAGCTCTGGCCCAACGCGAAGGTGCAGCAGGTGCACTTCGAGGTGGTTCAACAGCTCCTGGCCGGTGATGTCGACGCGAAGGGCGCTCTCTCGCAGATGGATGCCGCCTACGCCGAAGGATGAGCGTGTCCCGCGGCAGCCGGCGGATGCGCCGGCTGCCGCTCCCTTCTCACCCCGTCCGATCCCGTCCGATCCCTCAGGAGAGTCGATGTCCACCGAGCTCGTCGCCCGCTTCGAGCGCCCCTCCGTGCGCTACGGTCCAGTGCCGCTGTGGTGGTGGAGCGGCGAGCGACTCGATCCCGAGCGCCTGCGCTGGCAGATGCGGCAGCTCGTCGAGCAGGGCGTCTGGCAGGCGGTCGTGATGAATCTGGCGCCGACCGGCCCGCTCTACGGCGCACTCGCCGACGACCCGCCCTTCATGTCAGAGGACTGGTGGGAGATTTTCGCGGGCGCTTGCGCCGACGCCGAGGAGCTGGGATTCCAGATCTGGCTCTACGACCAGATCGGCTTCTCCGGCGCGAACCTGCAGGGGCGCGTGATCGCGAGGCATCCGGAGCATGCCGGCCGGTCGCTCTCGCAGGCACGCGCCGATGCGACATCCGGTGACGTCGAACTGGCCGTTCCCGAAGATGCCGAGCCGCTCGGCGCGTGGTTCGCGGCGCACGACGGCTCGCCGGTCGTGCCCGTCACCATCGACGAAGGTCGGGCGCGGCACCGGCAGGCGCCGGGCGAGCTCGTGCTGTGCTTCGCAAGCATGCGCGGCTTCGACTACTTCTCCCCGGCCGCGTGCGACGCGCTCCTCGACTCCGTCTACGGCGAGTACGAGCGCCGGGTCGGGAAGCACTTCGGGCGCGGCATCGGCGGAGTG
The Agromyces albus DNA segment above includes these coding regions:
- a CDS encoding DoxX family protein produces the protein MTIIVISITVFMNVVIVIGDIAQAKFVVANSREVGVSDSWLPVLAILKGAGAVGLVVGLAGLPVIGIVAAIGLTLFYFSALIAHVRARVFHSIAFPGLFFAFAVGSLALLLAGWI
- a CDS encoding carbohydrate ABC transporter permease, whose translation is MYQRYTWRTGILEVVMIAVAVLFFVPAYVLINLSFRESNDAAGPLELPTTFTLQNYADAWVQGNLGNALVNSTVVSVVSVVVLVLLSALAAYPLARVGRRWSKVAYFGFLIGLLLPFQLALIPLYTTMRDLGLLGTVWSLVLFYIGLQMPFSIFLYTGFLRALPIEYEEAAAIDGAGSFGTFWRVVFPLLRPITGTVVILNVIVVWNDFLTPLLYLSGSGQQTVPVTLYSFVGQYVSQWNLVFAGLVISIAPILLVYFVLQRTVIQGFASGLKG
- a CDS encoding cupin domain-containing protein, with amino-acid sequence MIINFAAELAAVTDHWTPRVVGQVNNEYVKVAKLLGELMWHDHADEDELFLVVYGQLVIQLEDRDDVVLNPGEAFVVPRGVRHNPVAKAECGIVLVETVTTKHTGDEVSDRSVSLDRQLDRFA
- a CDS encoding serine hydrolase, which translates into the protein MLARDTFGHGGWAGTEFWITPSAGVCFVLLTNIASPGRLGIDTDELHNAAAAAA
- a CDS encoding carbohydrate ABC transporter permease, with protein sequence MTTLPAAVPAELEERSPASPESARRRTGRRGGLHRGTSKLWVFIIPAAVFYLFIVLWPSIQGAGLAFTDWDGISPTRAFVGIDNFIQLVNDPKAAGAIGRTLLIAFTITIVQNAVGLLLALGVNSRIKSRNLLRVLLFAPAIITPVATAYLWQNLFSPNGAINALLEGVGLGALTQNWLGDGDVAIWAICLVVIWQFAGYSMVIFLANMQGISTEVIEASYVDGAGPFRRFWSIIRPELAPSITINLMLSIIGGLKLFDQVWVMTGGGPGGSTETMSTLLYKNAFQFGDFSYGIAIALVLTVLVAILSSGQYFVLSRQNKD
- a CDS encoding alpha-L-rhamnosidase: MTSTLSAYDLRTEHLTEPLGIDVSIPRFSWRLRSGRRGVAQSAYRIVVRSGDREVWDTGRVESSQTSGIELGTRLASRTRYRWSVEVFDETAAPSEPATASFETALLSPSEFRGAWIGRDVHWDAPDNELDPPVDDDIPAKVRHIPPAAHLRREFGVTTPVIRARAYASARGLYTLHVNGRRVGDHELAPGWTDYRDRILYQTYDLTPLVRDGTNAIGIVLADGWWSGYVGFDSRRQGKHYGTAPQAWAMIVLEHDDGTETVITTDAAWREHRGAISYTDPLMGELVDARQELHGWTEPGFDDSAWAPARELAHDHDLLIAQVDEPIRATLQVPAAERLADPDGRAVYDFGQNLVGRVRVELGAMSAGQQVVLRHGEVLDDDGRLYTANLRTAEARDVYVSAGSASNLFEPTFTVHGFRYLELSGLDHPPAPDEVTAVVLHNDTPFVGEITTSSADVNQLVSNIRWGQRGNFVGVPTDCPQRDERLGWMADAQVFLPTAALGADVAAFFTRWLRDVRFAQSPEGSFPDVAPVVSEFFADGAPAWADAGVIIPWHLYRVYGDRRLLADSFESMTRWVDFVERENPDLVWRRRVGNHYGDWLQIDAETPRPVLATAYFARSAELVARAASVLGHDVQAARYDELARRVRTAFVEAFVDDDARIEGDTQTAYLLGLAFELLPERLRKRAADHLVRTIEAHDRLLTTGFVGVSLLCPVLSEIGRSDLAYALVETDRYPSWLYSVRHGATTIWERWDGWTEHAGFQSVEMNSFNHYSLGSVGEWLVRFVAGIDQTPESVGYEQLRIAPQIGGSLTRVAAHYETPRGLVATEWSIEGDDVEVAASVPPGTTARVSLPSGDVLESAGTLVETPGISDIAAGNGLTEFTIVSGDYRFRFPRAAG
- a CDS encoding alkaline phosphatase D family protein; protein product: MARSPLLLGPMLRYVDETSASIWVETRADCRVSVHAEGRSWHARSFAVHGHHYALVEVDGLEPGTERPYEVEIDGMPVWPEPESEYPASTIATLTPGRPLRMAYGSCRTSVAHDRSGNRTHGVDSLRAFALAVAEGRDIRPDLLLFLGDQVYADSTTEEMQKFIRSRRDIREEPGEELKDFEEYAHLYQLAWSDEANRWLLSCVPTAMIFDDHDIRDDWNASLDWKKKMEATSWWQGRIVAGLASYWVYQHLGNLSPRDRAADELWRQISGHDGTEALDLSDALDAFADRCDKEPDSYRWSYGRDIGDVRLIVVDSRVGRDLTPSGRGLLNAQELAWFGERMRGGFRHVLVASSLPFLLPLGLHHVEAWDEAIAQGAWGKPAAWVGEKLRQAVDLEHWAAFQDSFQAVARIAAEVADGERGPSPLTVTFLSGDVHYSYLAEVEREEGGRILQAVCSPVRNPLPRFLRWFAVVMSFGPATPLGAAAARSVKVPDPPFRWKIVKGPWFDNNLAVLHDSSDGLTMTWHTGVVDHGDELHPRLEEVASIIVPARRESSVSG
- a CDS encoding NYN domain-containing protein; the encoded protein is MAVTAEPRVALYFDFDNIVISRYDQLHGDSAYRKDTSRGKTITATPTVTKLNEATVDIDAVLDFAATFGTIAIARAYADWSTPVNASYRGQLINRAVDLVQLFPLSATKNGADIRLSVDAVEDMFRIDDLSHIVIVAGDSDYVALAQKAKRLGRYVVGIGVAGGTSRALTAACDEYADYDALLATDAAVSDDEATGGATTPSGGRAAAPVAAAPEPTAEPAAEPAAEPAAEPAPARRRRASTKKATDAASADVVVDGGATSPPEEPTAPSTAMKFVAPVEQSAAGDDDETPSGSPRNPGRLLLKALELMRAKNDEEWQTMRAVKNQMLRMDPTFQERRLGFASFTDFLKSRGGVVELDEAGGNRVRIRPKKG
- a CDS encoding 2-hydroxyacid dehydrogenase, producing MTDAPLLVSVPGNTLRDALGTPPDGVEVVVWDMESAPAASHIDLVVPPYMGTAALLGALSDVTTRLVQSQSIGYDHVLGALPPGHVFANAASVHETSTAELTLALVLASQRGIPEFVRAASEGRWAPEQRESLADRRVLLLGYGGVGRAIEARLAPFEVEVVRVASRARTDEAGPIHGLDELSALLPTADIVIVGVPLTDATTGLVDDAFLSAMPDGALLVNIARGHVADTAAILDHASRRRLRFALDVTDPEPLPEGHPLFALPNVLISPHVGGASTAMMPRMARLLRTQIERMLRGEEPLNVVLRS